The genomic DNA TTCAGACTCCGACAGTGACTCGGATAGCGACAGTGACTCCGATTCCGATAGTGATTCGGACTCTGACAGCGACTCAGATAGCGACAGTGACTCGGATAGCGACAGTGACTCCGATTCAGACAGTGATTCAGACTCCGACAGTGATTCAGATAGCGACAGCGACTCGGACTCCGACAGTGACTCGGATTCAGACAGTGACTCAGATAGCGACAGCGATTCGGACTCCGACAGTGATTCGGACTCTGACAGCGACTCAGATTCAGACAGCGATTCGGATAGCGACAGCGACTCAGATAGCGACAGTGATTCAGATTCAGACAGCGATTCAGACTCCGACAGTGATTCGGACTCTGACAGTGACTCGGATTCCGACAGCGATTCGGATTCCGACAGCGATTCAGACTCCGACAGTGATTCCGATTCAGATAGTGATTCGGACTCCGACAGTGATTCCGATTCTGACAGTGATTCAGATAGCGACAGCGACTCCGACAGTGACTCAGATTCTGACAGCGATTCGGATAGCGACAGTGACTCCGATTCTGACAGTGATTCGGACTCCGATAGTGATTCAGATAGCGACAGCGACTCTGACTCTGACAGCGATTCTGATTCCGATAGTGATTCGGACTCCGACTCTGATAGTGACTCAGATAGCGACAGCGACTCCGATTCCGACAGCGATTCGGATAGCGACAGCGACTCCGATTCTGATAGTGATTCCGATTCTGACAGCGATTCGGACTCCGACAGCGATTCGGATAGCGACAGCGATTCGGATTCCGATAGTGACTCCGATTCCGACAGTGACTCGGACTCCGACAGTGACTCAGACTCGGATAGCGACAGCGATTCAGATAGCGACAGCGACTCAGACTCCGACAGTGATTCCGATAGCGACAGCGATTCCGACTCTGACAGTGACTCAGACTCCGATAGTGATTCCGATAGCGACAGCGATTCCGACAGCGACTCCGACAGTGACTCAGATTCTGACAGTGATTCGGACTCCGACAGTGATTCCGATTCCGACAGTGACTCAGATTCTGACAGCGATTCGGATAGCGACAGTGACTCCGATTCTGACAGTGATTCGGACTCCGATAGTGATTCAGACAGCGACTCTGACTCTGACAGCGATTCGGATTCCGACAGCGATTCAGACTCCGACAGTGATTCCGATTCTGACAGTGATTCCGATTCTGACAGTGATTCGGACTCCGACAGTGACTCCGATTCCGACAGTGACTCAGATTCTGACAGCGATTCGGATAGCGACAGTGACTCCGATTCTGATAGTGATTCAGATAGCGACAGTGACTCGGACTCCGACAGTGACTCCGATTCTGACAGTGACTCGGACTCGGACAGCGATTCCGACAGTGACTCTGATTCTGACAGTGATTCGGACTCCGACAGCGATTCCGACAGTGACTCCGACTCTGACAGTGATTCCGATTCCGACAGTGACTCCGACTCGGACAGCGATTCAGACTCGGACAGCGATTCGGATAGCGACAGCGATTCGGATTCCGATAGTGACTCCGATTCCGACAGTGACTCGGACTCCGACAGCGATTCCGATAGCGACAGTGACTCCGATTCCGATAGTGACTCCGACTCTGACAGCGATTCGGACTCCGACAGCGATTCAGATAGCGACAGTGACTCGGACTCGGACAGCGATTCGGATAGCGACAGCGATTCGGATTCCGATAGTGACTCGGACTCCGACAGCGATTCCGACAGTGACTCCGATTCTGACAGTGATTCGGACTCCGACAGTGACTCAGATAGCGATAGTGATTCCGACTCTGACAGTGATTCAGATAGCGACAGTGACTCGGATTCAGACAGCGACTCGGATTCAGACAGCGATTCAGACTCTGACAGCGACTCGGATAGCGACAGTGATTCGGACTCCGACAGTGACTCGGATTCCGACAGCGATTCAGACTCAGACAGTGACTCAGATTCTGACAGTGACTCAGATTCTGACAGCGATTCAGACTCCGACAGTGATTCGGATTCTGACAGCGATTCCGACTCTGACAGCGATTCAGATAGCGACAGTGATTCCGATTCAGACAGCGACTCCGATTCCGATAGTGATTCAGATAGCGACAGTGATTCGGACTCCGATAGTGATTCCGATTCAGACAGTGATTCGGACTCCGACAGCGACTCAGATAGCGACAGCGATTCGGACTCCGACAGTGATTCCGATTCAGACAGCGACAGCGACTCAGACTCCGACAGTGATTCCGATTCAGACAGCGATTCGGACTCCGACAGCGACTCCGACTCTGACAGCGATTCAGATAGCGACAGTGACTCAGATTCCGACAGCGACTCAGATTCGGACTCTGACAGTGACTCAGATTCTGACAGCGATTCAGACTCCGACAGTGATTCGGATTCTGACAGTGATTCCGATTCAGACAGTGATTCAGATAGCGATTCGGACTCCGACAGTGACTCAGATAGCGACAGTGATTCCGACTCCGACAGCGATTCTGATAGCGACAGTGACTCAGATAGCGACAGCGATTCGGACTCCGACAGTGATTCTGATAGCGACAGCGACTCGGATTCCGACAGCGATTCCGACTCTGACAGCGATTCGGATAGCGACAGTGACTCCGATTCTGACAGTGATTCAGATTCGGATAGTGATTCCGACTCTGACAGCGATTCGGATAGCGACAGTGATTCAGATTCGGATAGTGATTCCGACTCTGACAGCGATTCGGATAGCGACAGTGATTCAGATTCGGATAGTGATTCGGACTCTGACAGCGATTCGGATAGCGACAGTGATTCAGATTCGGATAGTGATTCGGACTCTGACAGCGATTCGGATAGCGACAGTGACTCAGATTCCGACAGTGATTCGGATAGCGACAGTGACTCAGATTCAGACAGTGATTCGGACTCTGACAGCGACTCAGATAGCGACAGTGACTCAGATTCAGACAGCGATTCTGACTCCGACAGTGACTCGGATAGCGACAGTGACTCCGATTCAGACAGTGATTCAGATTCGGATAGTGATTCCGACTCCGACAGTGACTCAGATTCCGATAGTGATTCGGATAGCGACAGTGATTCCGACTCCGACAGTGATTCGGATAGCGACAGCGACTCAGATTCCGACAGTGATTCCGACTCCGACAGTGACTCCGATTCAGACAGTGACTCGGATAGCGATAGTGACTCTGACTCCGACAGCGATTCGGACTCCGACAGTGACTCCGATTCTGACAGCGATTCGGACTCCGACAGTGACTCGGATTCCGACAGTGATTCAGATAGCGACAGTGATTCAGATTCGGATAGCGACAGCGACTCCGATTCCGACAGTGATTCGGACTCCGACAGTGACTCGGATAGCGATAGTGACTCTGACTCCGACAGCGATTCGGACTCCGACAGTGACTCCGATTCCGACAGCGATTCGGATTCCGACAGTGACTCCGACTCGGACAGCGACAGCGATTCGGATTCTGACAGCGATTCGGACTCTGACAGTGATTCGGATAGCGACAGCGATTCAGACTCAGACAGTGACTCGGATAGCGACAGTGACTCCGATTCCGACAGTGATTCGGATAGCGACAGCGATTCAGACTCCGACAGTGATTCAGATTCCGATAGTGATTCAGATAGCGACAGTGACTCCGATTCTGACAGTGACTCGGATTCCGACAGTGACTCAGACTCCGACAGTGATTCCGACTCCGACAGCGACTCAGATAGCGACAGCGATTCGGACTCCGACAGTGATTCCGACTCAGACAGCGATTCCGACTCAGACAGCGATTCCGATTCTGACAGCGATTCGGACTCCGACAGTGACTCGGATAGCGATAGTGATTCGGACTCCGACAGTGACTCGGATAGCGACAGCGATTCCGACTCCGATAGCGACTCAGATTCCGACAGTGATTCGGACTCCGACAGCGATTCAGACTCCGACAGTGATTCTGATAGCGACAGCGACTCGGACTCCGACTCCGACAGTGACTCTGATTCCGACAGTGATTCGGACTCCGACAGTGATTCGGACTCCGACAGCGACTCGGATTCCGACAGCGATTCAGACTCTGACAGCGACTCAGATAGCGACAGCGATTCAGACTCCGACAGTGATTCTGATAGCGACAGCGACTCGGACTCCGACAGCGATTCTGATAGCGACAGCGACTCGGACTCCGACAGTGACTCGGACTCCGACAGCGATTCGGACAGCGACAGTGACTCAGACTCCGACAGTGATTCGGATTCCGATAGTGATTCAGATAGCGACAGTGACTCCGATTCTGACAGTGACTCGGATTCCGACAGTGATTCGGACTCCGACAGCGATTCGGATAGCGACAGTGACTCAGATTCCGACAGTGATTCGGATTCTGACAGTGACTCGGATAGCGACAGCGATTCCGACTCTGACAGCGACTCAGACAGTGACTCAGATTCAGACTCAGACAGCGACTCAGATAGCGACAGCGATTCCGACTCAGACAGTGACTCAGATTCCGACAGCGATTCCGACTCAGACAGTGATTCTGATTCTGACAGCGATTCGGACTCCGATAGTGATTCAGATAGCGACAGTGACTCGGATAGCGACAGCGATTCAGACTCCGATAGTGATTCAGATAGCGATAGTGACTCCGACTCTGACAGCGATTCGGATAGCGACTTCGACAGCGACTCAAACTCCGATAGTGACTCAGATTCGGATAGTGATTCCGACTCTGACAGCGATTCAGATACTACTACTGATTCTGATTCAAATAGTGGCAGTGGTTCAGGGAGTGACAGCAATTCTAACGGGAATTCTGGTGGCACCACTGGATCTACTGGAAATGGCTCGAGCAATACTGGGTCAACCGGATCAACTGGTTCTGGTAGCGCGACGGCATCAACAGGAGCAGCTTCTGGAACGGCAGGTACAGGTTCGACCACTACTGCTTCAGGGACAACTAGCTTGAGTTCAACTGCAGCTACTAGTGGTATCTCGGCAACTGCTGCGACATTGGCAGTAGCAACTCCTGCAAGTGACGGAGCAGCTACAACAGCAGGGACTACAGCAACATCGGTAGTTTACGCAGCTGCTAATGCTCAGAATGTGGATACGGGTTCGAGTGAAACCTCTGATCACACTGATTCAGATTCAAAGGACAAAGATGATTCTGATAAGGATAAGAAGTCAACTGATGCCGATAGTACGAATGATAAGATTAATTCAAGTAATACTGATGAGAATGGTAAGACTGCATCTGATACAAGCAATAATGCTGGAACAATTTTCGGTGGCTTGTTGACTGCAATCGCAGCTGCCGGACTTGGTGGTTGGTTCTTCTTGTTTGGTCGGCGTCGTAAAGATGATGACGAAGATGAGGAAAATCAGAAATAGTCACATTTAAAAGCCTATTTGATAGCCATTGCTAACGATATACGGTGTAAAATGAAATAAGGCTATTAACCAGAACGGGCGTAAAGCCCGTTTTGGCGTACATAAAAGAAAATTGAAAGAGGTAAGACTGATATGCAAAAATCTACTGTTACTAAGCTCAAACAGGCGCTGATTGAGACGGGAAATTTAAAGGATTATGGTACGGATACAGTTACGTTGGTACTTTCTGTATCAGATCATCGACATCGTGCGGAAGTGAAATTTTATCGTTATAATTCCTTCAAGCAAGCTTGGGTAGTAGTTGCACAGCAATTGGCCAAGACACCTCAGGAGAGTTGGGTTCGGGTTGAGGCCGTACAATCAACCCAGAAGTTACCACATGAAGTCTTTGAAAAGAGGCTTGCAGCAACTTTTCGAATGAATTATTGGCGTTACGGAATTAGCTTTGATGCAGAGTTTAAAACGGCCTTGTTAGAGATGGAAAGTAATGGACAAGCATTCTTCCGTCCAAGCAAGGAACATCGAATTGGTAAAAACCGTTCGGGTTCTTGGGTTGACTATGATCGAGTGGAGCCATATCTTAACAAGCGTGAAGGAGAGTTGACAGTTGACATCCGACACACAGCCAGTGTTTGGGTTTTTACAACCGCTGGTGTGTTCACTGATGGTCAGCAAATCTGGAACCTGTCTGAGCAAGAGGATTGTGGCAAAGGAATTCGGGTAGTGACTAACATACAGAGCGAACTGCAAGAAGTTATTGAACATGGTGAAACTTTCTTGCTCAATCAGTTAAAGGAGAACGGAAAATTTGTCTATGGCTATTTTCCGGCTCGTCAAAGAGTTCTTAGTAACTACAACGTTGTGCGGCACTTTTCGTCGTTATATGCATTGTTGGAAGCCATTCAGTTTACAAAACGAACTAAAGATTTTGAAAAAGTTAAGTCAGCGATTCAATGGGGCTTGGAAAATGCAACGATTGAAAAAGAGGGTGCCATCTTTTTAAATGATAATGGCGAATTAAAGCTAGGTGGACAGGCGCTATTGATGCTTACGTTGAGTAAATATCAAGATGTGACTAAAGATGAGACTTTCATGCCGATATTGATGAAGGCGTTCAAGGGTGTACCATTCTTCCGCGAATCATCAGGAAAGTTAGTCCATGTTTTGAATCCGGATTTGACACTTAAAGCAGCCTATCGAATCATCTATTATGAAGGTGAAGTAGCCTTTGCGCTTTCACGGCTGTACGAGTTGACCCATGATGAAAACGTTATGAATTTGGTTAAACAGATCTTAGATTACATGGTTGCGAATGACTACGGTAAATATCATGATCACTGGATTTCTTATGCGATTAATGAAGCATTGTTAGTATTCCCGAATAATCGGGATTACATGAAACTTGGTTTGAAGAACGTCTTCATTCATTTGAAATTTATCGAGGATCGTGACACAACATACCCGACGCTATTAGAACTGGTCGACGCAGCAGTTAAAATGACCGATATGATTAAACGTTCAGGTAACGAAGATTTAATGGCACCATATGACTTGGTACGTTTGCGGCAAGTATTACGGTATCGCGCGCTATATGAAATTACGACGGGGAGTTTTCTGCCAGAAATTGCAATGTACCTTTATAATCCACAAAAGTTTATTGGTGGTTTTTATGCGCGACACGATAGTTTCCGGACACGGATTGATGACTGCGAACACTTCCTATCAGGTTTAATCAACTACTATAACTACACGTATCGACAAGCATAATAATGAATGTCTGAAAGGGTGACTGTATGTTTTACTTTATTAATGAATATATTCTTGGGAAGAACTCAAGTGTTGAGCACGCGGCAATTAAACGCGTGAAATTATTTAACCACCACAAGGTGCCAGCCCAAATTGTCACGAAGATGTACGACCGCTTGCTACACCAGACAATGGGGACCTTCAAACTGGTGGATCAACAAGTATTGAACATGTTTGATTATTTTCAACAAACGACAACCGTACCAGCTAAAGTACTGCACACGGAAGATTTACAACTACCTGATGAATACGCTGTTGAAGTCGGGGCTAACTTTAGTAAGGTCTTCAACGGTGATGACCTTGTCAGCAATGTCGGGTTCATTCCTGGCACAATTGGGCAAGTCTTTTATCAAGAATTTTTCGATAATCAAGGAAATTTGTCCGCGACCGATTTATGGGACTGGCGGGGCTTTAAGTCGAGCACCCAGTATTTTGGTCAGAATGGCAAATTAACCATGGAGCGCTACTACAACTTGCAAGGTCAGACGGTAATGGAGCAATATTATGTACCCGATACCAACGGCAACCCATTGGCATCGCGATTGATTTTAAAAGATTATCACGGTCAAGCAGAGCGCTTCTTCCAAGATGCTAATCACTTATTCCGATTCTTCTTGGCAGAGCTGAGCCATCAGGACAAGCAAACGACAACCTTCATTAGTGATCGTCCTGGTACAGGGGTGACACCGCTATTGGAACTTCAAGATGATTCGCATAAATACGTGATGGTGCCAATCTATCATGCTAAGGACGTCAATGATCCGGTTCATTCAGCACTGGATGGCTTTTTAACACCGGCTTTCGATAATTTACAGCATTTTGATGGCTTCATTACGGCTACCGAAAGCCAGGCGCAACATCTACGGACCCGTTTTTCGAAAGCGAATGTCACGGTATTACCGACCGTAACAACTAGTCCGCTAGCGCATAGTGAGTTACAGCCAGTGGTCAAGCGGCCAAAAGAATTGTTATACGTGGGTCGGATTGCACCTGATCGCCAGCTTGATCAGATGATTCGAGTGATTGCTTTGGTTAAACAACAGCTG from Lactiplantibacillus paraplantarum includes the following:
- the asp1 gene encoding accessory Sec system glycosyltransferase Asp1, with the protein product MFYFINEYILGKNSSVEHAAIKRVKLFNHHKVPAQIVTKMYDRLLHQTMGTFKLVDQQVLNMFDYFQQTTTVPAKVLHTEDLQLPDEYAVEVGANFSKVFNGDDLVSNVGFIPGTIGQVFYQEFFDNQGNLSATDLWDWRGFKSSTQYFGQNGKLTMERYYNLQGQTVMEQYYVPDTNGNPLASRLILKDYHGQAERFFQDANHLFRFFLAELSHQDKQTTTFISDRPGTGVTPLLELQDDSHKYVMVPIYHAKDVNDPVHSALDGFLTPAFDNLQHFDGFITATESQAQHLRTRFSKANVTVLPTVTTSPLAHSELQPVVKRPKELLYVGRIAPDRQLDQMIRVIALVKQQLKEIQCDFYGYGDPEYIKTLIKLIEELKLTDNVHLLDYHPDLETRYNDYQLLLNTDIVDGGPMSMPEAMSHGIPVISYRFNYGPKDWIDDGHDGFIIDPGNQLAMRDRIIELMTDTKKLTAFSEAAFKKLHTSQTELKVWHRWQQLLGIK